Sequence from the Denticeps clupeoides chromosome 20, fDenClu1.1, whole genome shotgun sequence genome:
GAGCGCCTGGAGGAAACTCTGTCTTTAAGCAAAATTCAGAAAGATAATTTAAATGCCTATTTAAATAAACCCCTACCATAAATACACTAATCAGTCCCTCTGGGGTTTCACAGGCTACTTTGGGGGCTGTTGTGGCCTAAAATACCAGAATTTTTATGCTCTTTCTCTTATTCTCCGGTTAGAATAATTGTTCAGTTTATAGCACCCATTGTGGGAAAGTTTCCTCTTCATGGATTTAGCCTAGTCCTGTGAAATTCTCCATTCAAAAATGCAGTCTTGTAGTCTCGGCTAGGCTTAATTCATGAGCAGGAAACCGGCCCTTTAAGACGTAAAAGCATACATACACAATCGTAGAATGTTTACTTATGTtatgtaatttaaatgaaagctaATGGGTGAGGGGAAAAGGGAACTACAAGTCTCCTCCTTCCATAGCAGCAGAAGCCACATTTTTGTGCCACATAGTGACAGCAGTGATTTCAATGATTACGTGATTATGAAAGGGACTTGGTTGAATTATCATCAGTTGCAGCCGCAAAATCACAAAATCAAGGAAGGACGGGttaatagataaatagatacgTAAATAATTCAAGGCATGGGTGTATGTTTTTAggtcatttattaatttcttttaaaagcTTCCTTAGGGCAAAAATGTATAGTATATTGTGTTTATAAAGCCGTAATTTCAATTTGTGCATAAATACACAATTTGAATTCCATATCATATACTGACGAACCTGAGAAAATAACATGCTGATCTGAATTGACTGCCACCGTTACATATTGCCTGATAGCGTTCTAAAATTATAAAAGCCCACCTCGTGTTCCGCATAACTACCTGCCACGGGTACGGCCTGGCAGGCACGCTTCCAGGGCACTGTGAGGCAGTGAAAGCAGGAGGAAAATAGTCCCTGCGACTATCAGCACAGCCCCTGCACAGCCCACACATGAAACCGACCACGACAGTTCATGATGCAGAGGCACCGAGTGGTCACTTGCCAGCAATGACAGCACTGATTGGTGGAAAATGATGAGTGACAGGAAGAGCAGGATACCTAAGAGGCAGAGATAAGtgaaaaacatgagaaaaaaaaaatgattttctggcATATTCCTATCAAAGTTGCAAGTTGCTGGTCTAACCTATGCCCAAAAAATCAGAAAATCTGCACGCCAGACAAGAAATGAATGGAGGCCCGCCAGATTTGCTGGCGTAGCATTTCCTCACCTGAAAGAACGAAGCAGAGCGATGCAGGCTTTAGAAAGAATTGCACACGTTTGCTAAGTGCCATGAGGATGCAGATGCCACCTGTGAGCATCATCAGGAGGGCGGAGACCGACAAAAGACCTGCTGCCACATTTAGACCTGTGAGGGGGTACAGGCAATGTTTCTTAAACATCAACATTTGGAATATCATCAACAATTACAATTTTACTTTGCATCTAATCTAGTAATATGGACAAAGAAgtatataataatgtaaatgtattccaaATCGTACTAGAACCGGTCTACTCCTGACCACAATGTAGCATTATTAGCTTAGGCGAGACTGGAATGTCAGTGCCCCCTGCTTCAATTTCCTGTCGAAAAATCCCTCAAACTATATCTTCGTGTCGGAATGCTTCACGTTATGCTATTACACTGTTCAGATCATGAATCCCAGCTTTTGCCACGTCAGgcaagcagagcagagcagaggctGCAAGCACAGGCTACGAACACTGTGGCGTGTTCCGACTTCATTTGCATCTCTTCAATTGGCATAAAATTGCAAAAGGCCTACGCAGCGCACCAAGACCATCAGTGGCAGCGTTATGGAAATGTAATGAAGAGGTGTTCGGAAGGTGTTTTTGTAGCCAATTATAGGATTCATGCGATGCTCTAAGACCTACAAATCTTTTGTGCATGTGAGCGAGGAACAGGAGAgtgaaaagaggagaggaagggGGAGGGTCTGTGTGTGGGCGTAAAGGGGGATGGGGGCTGGCTGATGGAGAGGTAGAGAGGAGGCAGGCTGACTCACTCTTCTCTGTCATCTTTTGAAACATAACTGTATTCTCCCCGGTTGTGAAGAACTTGAAGTAGGTGCAGTTTGATTCTTagaagagaaaaacaaagaaagaaataaaaatgtagccTTGATAAAGGAACAGTTCGCCATTTTTGACCAATTCCGTTTCGCATGTTAGACTCTCTTACAAGGTGCGTATGGATTCCATTTTGTTCAGCCCAGAGCTGAAAATATATTTCTCgagttatttattaatttacacaAAAATGGCCAGACTGTTCCTATCATCAATGATGAAGGCCACTATTTTCCTTCGAGCAGCACTATGCTACACCTGAGGCTTGTTCACAAGTGCATGTtcaggcatcctcaggattaaataaaacaagaaagaattgTTTTTGGTAGTTATCTCTGACCTGAGGAAGAGAAGCTCATTACCATTTTTTGGgtgcataattatttttgtcGCCAAGAACAGGATCTTGTGATAAACAGAGCTCAAAGTGGGAGGAGGCCGGcgctcacacactcagacattATGCAAAGATCtgtaaaaattgtgtttctgtcttgttttatatatttgctTATGAAATGATCTCATGACCTTACACGAGTGAACAAGCTCTCGTGCCAGTTTTACCTTCGTAAAATCAAGATTACATGCTAAAGAGTTaaagaacacaaaaagaaaaagtttccCAAGTTTATGCTTATGCTAACCAATCAGTCGATTTCACATACAAGTTAGAAATTAAACAGATTAACAGACAATATGTCTGATTTTGACCAGACTAATCACCTCCTGGAAGATCTGCAGGGCCACAACTTTCCCTTTCTGGGTCGACAAGGGCGATCCAGAGCTTCTTTGTGCAGCACTTCCATATCCCATAATGAACGGCCAGACAGGACTCATTGCTGTAAAAATGCTTTTCAGGGGCCAGTTCGACCCAGAAGTCTGTGCCCACACCCAGCATGGTCATAAAGATTCCTACAGCCGCCACGGCAAACACCAGCTTGATCCTTCCTTTCTGCTTTGCAGTTATAGCGTCATCCAGTGCAGCTTCTGATCGCACTCGCCGCTTGGCTGCTCTGCCTTCGACCATCACTCCTGCCAGGCCGCCCGGCCTCCCATCTTCATCTTGGACAAAGAAGGTGGACCACATGCTGATGTGTGCAGAAATTAAGAGATGCTAGGCACAAGGGTGGGTGAGATATCGATTCTAGGCTATGCTAATGAAGACAAACTGGTTAAATGGTGCaagaacaaaaatgtcaaaGGACAGGGGATGACAGCGATTGCTGACAAATTTGAATAATCGGAGTTCATGAGGCATGTGTAGGGAAAATTAAAGGTTGCCACTCCACATTAGTGTAATGGGATATGCTGAGTAGCTGATTGACATGACGATGAATATGGGGTAAAACAAAATCGTCAAGACAACATCAACCTTGAGACCCAATCAGACACAGAGGACAGAAGTGTCctgaaaaaaagcaaagaaagaaatgaatgcacgcacacacgtacacacacacacacatacacacaatggaTTAGTAAAACCAATGACTAAAtcattgaataaaatattctaatatttttGCATCACATAAACCCAATGGTCAAAGATTTTCAATTCATAATCAAATTGGCATGAATATGAAAAagactatatatacatatatataaaaaataattatgttttaatCTAGTACAATAATTCAGTTATTGTTTAATTCTATATTCTATAATTGTATTAACTTGTGTGTTTAATTTACGAGTGTGAATATGATATACAAATAAGTATGTAGTTTTATGAGTGCTTTAATAAAACTGCAAATCTGCTCAAATACTGGCCATTACTAAGCATCTTACTTGTATGTTAATAATATAGTCAATTGTAAAATGCAAAGAGCATAGTTCCATTGTTTCCAGTGTCAGATGAACAGTATATGTGCACaacgtaaaaaaaatcatatgcaTGGCTAACTCACTGACCTTTAGCTGCAACATTTTACTTTAATGAAACATAGACAATACATGCATATTGAATTGATCTTTGCTAAAAGTGATTCAATTCTCTTCATTTTGCTAGATCAATTACTCAGAGCTGCATTTTGTAATTATGTACAGACTGAAATAGCATGGTACTGTGAAATGTCTGAATCGAATTCCATACTCAGTTTATACAACAGTGCCGTTTACGTCGGTGAGTGGCACAAGCTGATTTCAGTCTTCTGCAATACCAATCAGTTAAGTTTagttcattaaaatattatctCATGATTTGTAATCAAGACAACagagttcttaaaaaaaaaatttaaaatccAACAGCTCTTCTGCAGACAAGCAGAGAGACAAGCTTATTAAAGATGATCATATTAGGTCATTTCAGGCTTGACCCtgatttttaattaatcacaaCAACGGTACAAACGATTTGCTGACCTGTTCTGTTTCAGGTGTCTCAATTCACTGTGAGAAGGGCTCTTATGGTCAAGATATGGAGAAGAACAGAGCGTGTGAGAGGACGGGGCTGACTGGCAGGATGAG
This genomic interval carries:
- the cacng6a gene encoding calcium channel, voltage-dependent, gamma subunit 6a isoform X1; amino-acid sequence: MWSTFFVQDEDGRPGGLAGVMVEGRAAKRRVRSEAALDDAITAKQKGRIKLVFAVAAVGIFMTMLGVGTDFWVELAPEKHFYSNESCLAVHYGIWKCCTKKLWIALVDPERESCGPADLPGESNCTYFKFFTTGENTVMFQKMTEKSLNVAAGLLSVSALLMMLTGGICILMALSKRVQFFLKPASLCFVLSGILLFLSLIIFHQSVLSLLAPHPAVTVAAQLLLFHNFVAIKSCKGKPSNLPAMARPTHIRQRQQSSDGETQHELQLESRLHV
- the cacng6a gene encoding calcium channel, voltage-dependent, gamma subunit 6a isoform X2; protein product: MWSTFFVQDEDGRPGGLAGVMVEGRAAKRRVRSEAALDDAITAKQKGRIKLVFAVAAVGIFMTMLGVGTDFWVELAPEKHFYSNESCLAVHYGIWKCCTKKLWIALVDPERESCGPADLPGESNCTYFKFFTTGENTVMFQKMTEKSLNVAAGLLSVSALLMMLTGGICILMALSKRVQFFLKPASLCFVLSGILLFLSLIIFHQSVLSLLAPHPAVTVAAQLLLFHNFVAIKSCKGKPSNLPAMARPTHIRKSLSNKPRSA